From a single Mycolicibacterium mengxianglii genomic region:
- a CDS encoding ArsR/SmtB family transcription factor, which produces MAETSELPVCSVGSVHQVLAALQDPVRLEMVRRLRNAGGPVKCAALYDGINKSTATHHFKILREAGLTQRVVADGSTLQLLREDAIESAIPGLLSAVVGTANQEAARR; this is translated from the coding sequence ATGGCCGAGACGAGCGAGCTGCCCGTCTGCTCCGTGGGCTCGGTGCATCAGGTGCTGGCCGCACTGCAGGACCCGGTGCGCCTGGAGATGGTGCGACGGCTACGCAATGCGGGCGGACCGGTCAAGTGCGCTGCGCTCTATGACGGCATCAACAAGTCGACGGCGACGCATCACTTCAAGATCCTGCGTGAGGCGGGCCTGACCCAGCGGGTGGTTGCCGACGGTTCGACCCTGCAACTCTTACGCGAAGACGCCATCGAGTCGGCGATTCCCGGATTGCTGAGCGCAGTTGTGGGAACTGCTAACCAGGAGGCGGCGCGACGCTGA
- a CDS encoding MFS transporter produces METAPTDPITGTATQRGAYPLLLVLCGVALGVSGLPAPLYGIYETNWHLTPLATTIVFAVYAFAALAAVLVSGRISDVVGRKPVLLGALAALIVGLLLFLLAQNIVLLLIARAVHGAAVGSIVVAAAAALLDLRPDHGMRSGQLSGISFNIGIAVAIVSSSVLAQYAPHPLRTPYAVVAVACAIVGIGVLALRETHTTRSAGPIRISKPSVPQAIRADFWFAALGAMASWSVLGVLLSLYPSLAAHQTHIDNLMFAGGVVGITAITAALAQWAATKVPAHRAAIIGDIGMAVSLVVTIPVLSMHSWLLVFAAAALLGATFGLGFGGSLRHLSKVVPADQRGETMSAFYLLAYTAMAIPTILAGWAATHWGLAAVFPWFAVLVALACLAAAGIGARTMRSAAAS; encoded by the coding sequence ATGGAAACCGCTCCGACGGACCCGATCACCGGGACCGCCACGCAGCGCGGCGCCTACCCCCTGCTGCTGGTCCTGTGCGGCGTGGCCCTGGGTGTATCCGGCCTGCCGGCCCCGCTCTACGGGATCTACGAGACGAACTGGCACCTCACCCCGCTGGCCACCACCATCGTCTTCGCGGTGTACGCCTTCGCCGCTCTGGCCGCGGTCCTGGTCTCCGGCCGGATCTCCGACGTGGTGGGTCGCAAACCCGTGCTGCTCGGCGCCCTCGCCGCGCTGATCGTCGGACTTCTGCTGTTCCTGCTCGCCCAGAACATCGTCCTGTTGCTGATCGCCCGCGCTGTCCACGGCGCGGCCGTCGGCTCGATCGTGGTGGCCGCCGCGGCGGCGCTACTCGACCTGCGACCCGACCACGGGATGCGCTCCGGCCAGCTCAGCGGAATCAGCTTCAACATCGGCATCGCCGTCGCGATCGTCTCCTCCTCGGTCCTGGCGCAGTACGCGCCGCACCCGTTGCGCACGCCGTACGCCGTCGTCGCCGTCGCGTGCGCCATCGTCGGAATCGGCGTACTGGCCCTGCGCGAAACCCACACCACCCGCTCCGCCGGACCGATCCGCATCTCCAAACCTTCCGTGCCCCAAGCCATCAGGGCCGACTTCTGGTTCGCCGCACTGGGCGCGATGGCCTCCTGGTCCGTGCTCGGGGTTCTGCTGTCGCTGTACCCGTCGCTGGCCGCGCACCAGACCCACATCGACAATCTGATGTTCGCCGGCGGGGTCGTCGGCATCACCGCGATCACGGCAGCCCTGGCGCAGTGGGCGGCCACCAAGGTGCCCGCGCACCGCGCCGCGATCATCGGTGACATCGGCATGGCCGTGTCACTGGTGGTGACGATTCCGGTGCTGTCGATGCACTCCTGGCTGCTGGTCTTCGCCGCCGCCGCACTGCTGGGCGCCACCTTCGGCCTGGGCTTCGGCGGATCACTGCGGCACCTGTCGAAGGTGGTGCCGGCCGACCAGCGCGGCGAAACGATGTCGGCGTTCTACCTGCTGGCCTACACCGCGATGGCCATCCCGACGATCCTCGCCGGCTGGGCCGCCACCCACTGGGGCCTGGCCGCGGTGTTCCCGTGGTTCGCCGTGCTGGTCGCGCTCGCCTGCCTGGCCGCGGCGGGCATCGGCGCGCGCACCATGCGCTCAGCCGCCGCTTCTTAG
- the ribB gene encoding 3,4-dihydroxy-2-butanone-4-phosphate synthase, whose translation MSLIGFRKRSESTASAVDVAAGALRTGGMVIVVDTDNPDDDGYLMMAASHATAEKVAFMVRHTGGILCVPMPARELERLRLPPMVVVNEDPRAVGYSVSVNARTGIVSGISAADRARTISLLADPDTEPGDLMRPGHVFPLRAVEGGVLRRAGHAEAAVDLARSAGLPPVAVIGEIVDDHGAAARGNQLRAFATKYGLPTVTMSDLIAHRCRTERLVERRASSRLPTNAGEFRAYGFESVLDGLEHMALVRGEVCADDGTPVLVRVHTECLVGNAFQSAGCQCHAKLDRSMGLIAAEGRGVVVYLRAQQSRHAYRLPGLEPGTADARDYGVGAQILADLGVRQMRLLTNNPVKRIGLEAFGLHVAETVSLPGAELTGDSSMSG comes from the coding sequence ATGTCGCTGATCGGATTCCGGAAGCGTTCCGAGTCCACGGCGTCGGCTGTGGACGTGGCCGCCGGGGCGTTACGCACCGGGGGGATGGTGATCGTCGTCGACACCGACAACCCGGACGACGACGGCTATCTCATGATGGCCGCCAGTCACGCGACAGCGGAGAAGGTCGCATTCATGGTGCGACACACCGGGGGCATCCTGTGTGTCCCCATGCCCGCGCGGGAACTGGAGCGGCTGCGGCTACCACCGATGGTGGTCGTCAACGAAGACCCGCGCGCAGTCGGTTATTCGGTGTCGGTGAACGCCAGAACCGGGATCGTCAGCGGTATCTCGGCGGCCGACCGGGCCAGGACGATCTCACTGCTGGCCGACCCGGACACCGAACCGGGCGACCTGATGCGGCCCGGACACGTTTTCCCGCTCCGGGCGGTCGAGGGCGGGGTGCTCCGCCGGGCCGGGCATGCCGAGGCGGCCGTCGACTTGGCCCGCTCAGCCGGCCTGCCTCCGGTGGCGGTGATCGGCGAGATCGTGGATGACCACGGCGCAGCGGCCCGCGGGAACCAGCTGCGCGCCTTCGCCACCAAATACGGTCTCCCTACCGTCACGATGTCCGACCTGATCGCCCACCGATGCCGCACGGAGCGGCTCGTCGAGCGCAGAGCATCCAGCAGGCTGCCCACCAACGCCGGCGAGTTCCGTGCATACGGTTTCGAATCCGTGCTCGACGGTCTGGAGCACATGGCGTTGGTGAGGGGCGAGGTCTGCGCCGACGACGGCACCCCGGTACTCGTCCGGGTGCACACAGAGTGTCTGGTGGGCAATGCCTTTCAGTCAGCCGGCTGCCAGTGTCACGCCAAACTCGACCGGTCGATGGGCCTGATCGCGGCAGAAGGCCGCGGTGTCGTGGTGTACCTGCGCGCCCAGCAGAGTCGGCACGCATACCGACTGCCCGGGCTGGAACCGGGTACCGCTGATGCCCGCGACTACGGTGTCGGCGCACAGATCCTCGCCGACCTCGGGGTGCGACAGATGCGTCTGCTCACCAACAACCCGGTGAAACGGATCGGATTGGAAGCGTTCGGACTGCACGTCGCCGAGACGGTGAGCCTGCCGGGTGCCGAACTCACCGGCGACTCATCGATGTCAGGCTGA
- a CDS encoding MFS transporter: protein MTRTSRWFLPLMATTGVTVSMSAPLEVLFAHEFSSSALYLGVFMFTAALGVIIIDVFGTRFVPGLDARTALVAGLIMFGAACIGMGTASNDVLMMVSRVLQGFGGGMVLGAGLQAAVRVTAVAAPSPSAPDLARSLGRFNAAFLFGGALGAPGGLLIAGSITGLVGYQVALVATGAIAWVVAGLLAIALPALTAPAGIPRPQIGLPRFDGAPGSGGALLLAMGSDFLRGGVLFTALPLAGAAREYSTITITLAIAVMSGVEIVVLTVAHRIIRRIGVFALLVAAFALGVPSAILIAVTSSATMYLAASALFGMSLAGATACLPVLIVAQVGESSAGLAKFRISAGIGQLVGMVGCAVLASQIGITALFASIAVILLLSTQLTHMVGRRMAAT, encoded by the coding sequence ATGACACGGACGTCTCGGTGGTTTCTGCCTCTGATGGCGACCACCGGGGTGACGGTGAGCATGTCCGCCCCACTGGAAGTGCTGTTTGCCCACGAATTCTCCAGCAGTGCACTCTATCTCGGTGTGTTCATGTTCACCGCAGCGCTGGGCGTCATCATCATCGATGTCTTCGGCACCCGGTTCGTCCCCGGCCTCGACGCCAGAACTGCCCTGGTCGCCGGGTTGATCATGTTCGGTGCGGCCTGCATCGGCATGGGGACGGCAAGCAACGACGTACTGATGATGGTGTCGCGGGTGTTGCAGGGCTTCGGCGGGGGCATGGTGCTCGGCGCCGGCCTGCAGGCAGCCGTGCGGGTCACCGCCGTGGCGGCCCCCTCGCCGTCAGCCCCCGACCTGGCCCGGTCCCTCGGACGGTTCAACGCTGCCTTCTTGTTCGGGGGCGCCCTCGGTGCCCCTGGCGGCCTGCTCATCGCCGGCAGCATCACCGGGCTGGTGGGTTACCAGGTCGCGCTGGTCGCGACCGGCGCCATCGCCTGGGTGGTCGCCGGCCTGCTGGCCATTGCGCTACCCGCGCTGACCGCGCCGGCAGGCATCCCCCGCCCTCAGATCGGCCTGCCGCGCTTCGACGGTGCCCCCGGCAGTGGCGGCGCGCTGCTACTGGCGATGGGCAGCGACTTCCTGCGTGGCGGTGTGCTGTTCACCGCGCTGCCGCTCGCCGGTGCCGCGCGGGAGTACTCGACGATCACCATCACACTCGCGATTGCCGTGATGTCCGGGGTGGAGATCGTCGTCTTGACCGTCGCACACCGAATAATCCGCCGGATCGGGGTTTTCGCGTTACTCGTCGCCGCGTTCGCCCTCGGGGTCCCGTCCGCAATCCTGATCGCCGTGACCTCCAGCGCCACAATGTATCTGGCGGCTTCCGCACTGTTCGGAATGAGCCTGGCGGGGGCGACGGCCTGCCTGCCGGTGCTCATCGTCGCGCAAGTCGGCGAATCGTCCGCCGGTCTGGCGAAGTTCCGGATCTCGGCGGGTATCGGCCAACTGGTCGGCATGGTGGGCTGCGCCGTGCTCGCTTCGCAGATCGGCATCACTGCGTTGTTCGCCTCGATCGCGGTCATCCTGTTACTCAGCACACAACTCACACACATGGTGGGACGTCGTATGGCGGCAACGTAA
- a CDS encoding NtaA/DmoA family FMN-dependent monooxygenase (This protein belongs to a clade of FMN-dependent monooxygenases, within a broader family of flavin-dependent oxidoreductases, the luciferase-like monooxygenase (LMM) family, some of whose members use coenzyme F420 rather than FMN.), which translates to MPNKFHLAWFLNFVADEWNGTWGDGARDFTGDFYVEMARDLERAKFDYVLIEDKLMVSTAYGGTMEYDLKHGVNPKHDPVPLAVLMAAATSRLGVVPTMSTSFYPPFLLARLCSTVDHIARGRFGWNVVTSAEDRAAQNFGLDKLYEHDERYVRASEYLELVSKLWESWEPDAIERNPMTGTYANHKKVHTIDFEGKYYKSRGPLNTAPSPQYRPTIAQAGASPPGRELAAQHADTIVAPANGIEAMKAYRDDIHARMKANGRDPSHCKVFYLVSPIVADTHEEALAKRERWFTDPLYIEYMLAEISSITEIDFKQFDLDKPLPEVTTNGERGSLESFMARGRDKTLRELVTGSGLSGNVQFVGTPDEVADEMGEVMAEVGGDGFLITSPVMRLNRRYVTEITDGLVPALQKRGLTRGDYSTTMLRDHLREF; encoded by the coding sequence ATGCCCAACAAGTTTCACCTGGCCTGGTTCCTCAATTTCGTGGCCGACGAGTGGAACGGCACCTGGGGCGACGGCGCACGGGACTTCACCGGCGACTTCTACGTCGAGATGGCCCGCGACCTGGAACGCGCCAAATTCGACTACGTGCTGATCGAGGACAAGCTCATGGTCTCCACCGCCTACGGCGGCACCATGGAGTACGACCTCAAACACGGCGTCAACCCCAAACACGATCCGGTCCCGCTGGCGGTGCTGATGGCCGCGGCGACCAGCCGACTCGGTGTCGTACCGACGATGTCGACCAGCTTCTACCCACCGTTCCTGCTGGCCCGACTGTGCAGCACCGTCGACCACATCGCCCGCGGCCGGTTCGGCTGGAACGTCGTCACCTCCGCCGAAGACCGGGCGGCCCAGAACTTCGGCCTGGACAAGCTCTACGAGCACGACGAACGCTACGTGCGCGCCAGTGAATACCTCGAGCTGGTCAGCAAGTTGTGGGAGTCATGGGAACCCGACGCCATCGAGCGCAACCCAATGACCGGGACCTACGCCAACCACAAGAAGGTCCACACGATCGACTTCGAAGGCAAGTACTACAAGTCCCGCGGGCCCCTGAACACCGCCCCGTCCCCGCAGTACCGCCCGACCATCGCCCAGGCCGGCGCATCACCTCCGGGCCGCGAACTCGCTGCTCAGCACGCCGACACCATCGTCGCCCCTGCCAACGGCATTGAGGCGATGAAGGCCTACCGCGACGACATCCACGCCCGGATGAAGGCCAACGGCCGCGACCCCTCCCACTGCAAAGTGTTCTACCTGGTGTCACCGATCGTTGCCGACACCCACGAGGAGGCGCTGGCCAAGCGGGAACGCTGGTTCACCGACCCGCTCTACATCGAGTACATGCTGGCCGAGATCTCCTCGATCACCGAAATCGACTTCAAGCAGTTCGATCTCGACAAGCCGCTGCCGGAGGTGACGACCAACGGTGAACGCGGCTCGCTGGAAAGTTTCATGGCGCGCGGGCGGGACAAGACGTTGCGTGAATTGGTCACCGGCAGCGGACTATCCGGCAACGTCCAATTCGTCGGCACGCCCGATGAGGTCGCCGACGAGATGGGTGAGGTGATGGCCGAAGTCGGCGGCGACGGCTTCCTGATCACCAGCCCGGTGATGCGGCTCAACCGCCGCTACGTCACCGAGATCACCGACGGCCTGGTGCCCGCGCTGCAGAAGCGAGGCCTGACCCGCGGGGACTACTCGACCACGATGCTGCGCGACCACCTGCGCGAATTCTGA
- a CDS encoding NAD(P)H-dependent glycerol-3-phosphate dehydrogenase, with protein sequence MSSAQREPKVVVLGGGSWGTTVASICARRGPTLQWVRSEETAADINHNHRNSRYLGNDVLLPETLCATTDFSEAANCADVIVMGVPSHGFRGVLTELARELRPWVPVVSLVKGLEQGTNMRMSEIVDQVLPGHPAGILAGPNIAREVADGYAAAAVLAMPDQHLAANLANLFRTKRFRTYTTDDVVGVEMAGALKNVYAIAVGMGYSLGIGENTRAMVMARAVSEMSKMGEAVGGKRETFAGLAGMGDLIVTCTSQRSRNRHVGEQLGTGKSIDEIIAAMNQVAEGVKAASVIMEFADKYDIPMPIAREVDGVINHGSSVEEAYRGLVAEKPGHEVHGSGF encoded by the coding sequence ATGTCGTCTGCGCAACGTGAACCCAAGGTCGTCGTGCTCGGTGGTGGGTCCTGGGGTACCACCGTCGCTTCCATCTGCGCCAGGCGCGGACCGACACTGCAATGGGTTCGCTCCGAGGAAACCGCCGCCGATATCAACCACAACCACCGCAACTCGCGCTACCTGGGTAACGACGTGCTGCTGCCGGAAACGCTGTGCGCCACCACCGATTTCTCCGAAGCCGCCAACTGCGCCGACGTCATCGTCATGGGCGTGCCGTCGCACGGGTTCCGCGGTGTGCTCACCGAACTGGCCCGCGAACTCCGGCCCTGGGTGCCGGTGGTGTCGTTGGTCAAAGGGCTCGAGCAGGGCACCAACATGCGGATGAGCGAGATCGTCGACCAGGTGCTGCCCGGGCATCCCGCCGGGATCCTGGCCGGGCCCAACATCGCCCGCGAGGTCGCCGACGGTTACGCCGCCGCCGCCGTGCTGGCCATGCCCGATCAACACCTGGCGGCCAATCTGGCGAATCTGTTCCGCACCAAGCGGTTCCGCACTTACACCACCGACGACGTGGTGGGCGTGGAGATGGCCGGAGCACTCAAGAACGTCTATGCGATCGCCGTCGGCATGGGGTACTCGCTGGGCATCGGCGAGAACACCCGGGCCATGGTGATGGCCCGCGCGGTCAGCGAGATGTCGAAGATGGGCGAGGCCGTCGGCGGCAAGCGCGAGACGTTCGCCGGGCTGGCGGGGATGGGCGACCTGATCGTCACGTGCACGTCGCAGCGCAGCCGCAACCGGCACGTCGGCGAACAACTCGGGACGGGCAAGTCGATCGACGAGATCATCGCCGCGATGAACCAGGTCGCCGAAGGCGTGAAAGCCGCCAGCGTGATCATGGAGTTCGCCGACAAATACGACATCCCCATGCCGATCGCCCGCGAAGTCGACGGCGTGATCAACCACGGCTCCTCCGTCGAGGAGGCCTACCGCGGGCTGGTTGCCGAGAAGCCCGGGCACGAGGTGCACGGCTCGGGGTTCTGA
- a CDS encoding GntR family transcriptional regulator, with protein MFAREPSRAAHCHTRLRSPGQTPPEVLYQRQRESPDRLNNSARRIYDLLRSSLVNTGGSMPLVEHELTDALSASRNTVRAVLQQLAREGLVTRGPKNGTRTTGSLVLPIDQLSPLQARHLESRQLGRPPMVCDRLCLPADWTVLMIENLLLQDSFPLGISVSYVALAQGQSPDIDVKDSDILVILEQQLGVRIGGSQTTVGAVAADNQTAELVGIEAGAPLIWLEDLIEDESGQPRALSQLRLRGDRIAFSANAYRPI; from the coding sequence GTGTTTGCACGTGAACCGTCCCGAGCCGCACATTGTCACACCAGGCTCCGCAGCCCCGGGCAGACACCGCCTGAAGTGCTCTACCAACGTCAACGGGAGAGCCCGGACCGGCTGAACAATTCAGCACGCCGAATCTACGACCTGCTGCGCTCCAGCCTGGTGAACACCGGCGGCAGCATGCCACTGGTCGAGCATGAACTCACCGACGCGCTGTCCGCCAGCCGCAATACCGTTCGGGCAGTGCTCCAACAACTCGCCCGCGAAGGCCTGGTCACCCGCGGGCCCAAGAACGGAACACGGACCACCGGTTCGCTGGTGCTGCCGATCGACCAGCTCAGCCCACTTCAGGCGCGCCACCTCGAGTCACGGCAGCTGGGGCGTCCGCCGATGGTGTGCGACCGACTCTGCCTGCCTGCCGACTGGACGGTGCTGATGATCGAGAACCTGCTCCTGCAGGACAGCTTCCCGCTGGGCATTTCGGTCAGTTATGTCGCACTGGCGCAGGGACAGTCACCCGATATCGACGTCAAAGACTCCGACATCCTGGTGATCCTCGAACAACAGCTGGGCGTCCGCATCGGCGGAAGTCAGACCACGGTGGGTGCGGTGGCGGCCGACAACCAGACTGCCGAACTCGTCGGCATCGAGGCGGGCGCGCCGTTGATCTGGCTCGAGGACCTCATCGAAGATGAGAGCGGCCAGCCCCGGGCACTATCCCAGCTCCGCCTGCGTGGTGACCGAATCGCATTCTCGGCCAACGCCTATCGCCCTATCTGA